TATTGTTAACttcttatttcttttgatttatttcttttttcgtGAGAGACGCTCCATGGTCACATCTTTTAAACTGTCCCAATTGAGTTTTGAAAGACGAACATATTTGCATTTTCTGAGCATACGGAAATCTTCAAAGGTTTCTTCGAACCCTGGTTGAAATGCAGGGTAAACTTGACCTTCATCGCAAGAATCCAATAGCTCATCAATGTTATCACATGAAGCATTATCCTAAGAGAtggcaaacataaaaaaaaataacattgaaaacgAAGTTCACTTTAGcttacacttttttaaaaatcattttaacttacctttttcaagttttttattaatatgtcTCTTAGTTTTAGAGAATTTTCATAAGTAAAGTTTTCGCTTTTGTTTTGcgacaaatttaaaattttagttagctCTCTATCTTCTCCAGATTTGACCCCGCTTCGATACATAACTAGTTCATGACGTTCAATGGGTGTTAAATTCGACTGAGCGTTTATTAAAGAAATGCTGTTATTTGTTGAACACGGAAGTGACTTAAGAGATGAAACAGATACATTGCATAGCTCAGATGGCATtccattattatttaacattgaTGCGGCCGTTTTTGAGGCATTTCTTGATGTCCAAGAAGgtttttgttgatttgaaaATAACCAACATAAGTTTGATGATCGGCTATTAAGATCATTTTTACTACAATGTAATGAGAAATCCGTTTggctttttttgtataaatcaaaatgatttttaaaacgaTAATCACGATACAAGTAAAACGGAACAACTTGTCTCACTGCAACTCGACGTTTGAGTTGTGAATTGATGTATTTATGTTTTGATAAAACAGAACTACAAAAAGTTGAGCTGTTCTTCGGTTTGTCTGATCGAACATTCAATATATTTGAAGAAAGCAAATATTTAGACGCACCAccatttttatctatattttcttttagcaattgaagataaatatttttgttgttttgttcaTTTTCATATCGAACCTTTTCTCTCTCAAAACTTTCCAACAGTGTAATTAgtttcctttctttttttttatgtaccaAAGTTTGCATGTGAGCACAACTATCTATACTTTGAGATAAACgtctaagttttaaattttcggATTTATTTGAGGCATAACACCAATGAAACCGACGATCAGAATTATTAACTGTTTTTTGCCTAATTAAAACTTCTGGAAACATAACACTAACGTTCTTAACGACATTTGAAgcgtaaaaaaagaaaaaccttgcattgcaaaaaatatataaatagactataattattttatgtaactataaaaaaaaatcaataatacaATTCGggaaatacttaaaaaacttgtttaaaacaaatttactactTGTATGAGAAAATAACGatgaagttattatattatttaaaataaatcaaagagATATAATAGACTAGCTAGATGGAGAACGAAACcgaaaatggttttaaattgtaattCAGTCGTTGTAGTTTAATTATTTCAGCAGCAAGTCAAAATATGCggtaaaaaaaagactttgaaaTGTAGTTTGTAAGCTTTAAAAGCTGTAATCGAAGTGGATAACTCTCTTAAATTTTGAGTGGTAATTTTTTGAACTGTTTGAATTATCAAGAAGTAATCACCACAAAAAATACAATCTATGTCAGCCATGTCAAACTCAATTTGATATGGGGGCCTCTTTAGCCTAAGGAGATGTTGTGAGGACCGCTCAAGCTAATACCTATTTTTCTGATGAATGAAGTGTAACTCTTAAACCCAAACTGCTCTTTTGCTAAGGTTTAATGTGAAGTAAACAagattataaatgtatttaaaatctATCAAATCActgcaatattatttaaaaaagtagacaAGTTTAACtttgcattatttatttcacacaac
This portion of the Hydra vulgaris chromosome 13, alternate assembly HydraT2T_AEP genome encodes:
- the LOC136072497 gene encoding uncharacterized protein LOC136072497 isoform X2 — encoded protein: MFPEVLIRQKTVNNSDRRFHWCYASNKSENLKLRRLSQSIDSCAHMQTLVHKKKERKLITLLESFEREKVRYENEQNNKNIYLQLLKENIDKNGGASKYLLSSNILNVRSDKPKNSSTFCSSVLSKHKYINSQLKRRVAVRQVVPFYLYRDYRFKNHFDLYKKSQTDFSLHCSKNDLNSRSSNLCWLFSNQQKPSWTSRNASKTAASMLNNNGMPSELCNVSVSSLKSLPCSTNNSISLINAQSNLTPIERHELVMYRSGVKSGEDRELTKILNLSQNKSENFTYENSLKLRDILIKNLKKDNASCDNIDELLDSCDEGQVYPAFQPGFEETFEDFRMLRKCKYVRLSKLNWDSLKDVTMERLSRKKK